Proteins encoded together in one Candidatus Nitrosocaldus cavascurensis window:
- a CDS encoding glycosyltransferase family 4 protein: MKILFVTPRYHPHIGGVETHVKSIAERLVKRGYGVEVYATDPKGNLSERGEEEINGVTIRRFRSFAPNDAYYLPSRSMLTALKAADADIVHAHNIQAFPLLYACIAKREWQRLVLTTHMHTGASTRFRNMLLPLYIRIVRDLIRSRADMIICVSEFERDIVMRRLNIDSSRVMVIPNGISEDIFNVKRIVDDGFNLLSVGRLERFKNFDKVIGALHILHREYGYKDARLTIVGDGPDKDRLIKLVREFNIKDSVTFKSNLSREELLEEYARAKVFLLPSEYESYGIAAVEAIAMRIPTIVNNRSALVEFVKRGSAIGIDPPITANKVADAIVRAVDFKHDVRENNNILTWNEVVDGLEQLYSNIVESSYIKHWL, encoded by the coding sequence ATGAAGATACTATTCGTAACACCTAGATATCATCCCCATATAGGAGGAGTAGAGACACATGTTAAGAGCATAGCAGAGAGGCTAGTAAAGAGAGGTTATGGTGTAGAGGTTTATGCAACAGATCCTAAAGGTAATTTATCAGAAAGAGGAGAAGAGGAGATAAATGGTGTTACTATTAGAAGGTTCAGATCATTTGCTCCAAACGACGCATACTACTTACCAAGTAGAAGCATGCTTACTGCATTGAAGGCTGCAGATGCTGATATAGTTCATGCTCATAACATTCAAGCATTTCCCTTACTATACGCATGTATAGCAAAGAGAGAATGGCAGAGATTGGTATTGACTACTCATATGCATACTGGAGCATCTACTAGATTCAGAAATATGTTGCTTCCTCTATATATAAGAATTGTTAGAGATCTGATAAGAAGTAGAGCAGATATGATAATATGTGTATCTGAGTTTGAGAGAGATATAGTTATGAGAAGATTAAACATAGATTCTAGCAGGGTTATGGTAATACCAAATGGTATAAGTGAAGATATATTTAATGTTAAGCGTATAGTAGATGATGGATTCAACTTATTAAGCGTTGGTAGGCTTGAGAGGTTCAAGAACTTTGATAAGGTTATAGGAGCACTCCATATATTGCATAGAGAATATGGTTATAAAGATGCCAGATTAACAATAGTTGGTGATGGGCCAGATAAAGATAGACTGATAAAACTTGTAAGAGAGTTTAACATTAAAGATAGTGTGACATTCAAGAGTAATTTAAGTAGGGAAGAACTATTAGAAGAGTATGCTAGGGCTAAGGTATTCTTGCTACCCTCAGAGTATGAATCGTATGGTATTGCTGCTGTTGAAGCTATAGCAATGAGAATACCAACTATAGTCAATAATAGAAGCGCATTGGTAGAGTTCGTTAAAAGAGGTTCAGCAATAGGTATAGATCCTCCTATAACTGCTAACAAGGTTGCTGATGCTATAGTTAGAGCAGTCGATTTTAAACATGATGTAAGAGAGAATAATAATATTCTTACATGGAATGAAGTAGTTGATGGATTGGAGCAGTTATATTCTAATATAGTAGAGAGTTCATACATTAAGCATTGGCTCTAA
- a CDS encoding glycosyltransferase: MLKKIKNYNYKPFISIVIPTYNEEKIIASTLENILSIDYPKDRMEIIVIDSSDDKTPEIVAEYAMHHPYIRLIKTERKGVATARNEAYSIAKGEIVIKNDCDCMLESNAISEIVANFADARIGAVTSRVMAPNNERLEINYRSIHHRIQIAESIIDSTYIFNTLSAFRRDLIRPITTSADDADVALNIRRQGYKAIYDPDSIFYEASPLTAKERVEVKSRRAVGHINLLLKNIGLCFNPKLSWYGMLILPMNLFMIVISPILMLLIPIFSIIDMLTSKAFLLLDYTILGSIPLIFALRNKPIASKIWTMVELQIIQFIALMRVIKYGDMRTWKRAETTREYYARTAATTNRRE, encoded by the coding sequence ATGTTGAAGAAAATAAAGAATTATAACTATAAACCATTCATATCTATAGTTATTCCTACATATAATGAAGAGAAGATAATAGCATCTACACTAGAGAATATATTGAGCATAGATTATCCTAAGGACAGAATGGAGATAATAGTTATTGATTCTTCAGACGATAAAACACCGGAGATAGTTGCTGAATATGCTATGCATCATCCATACATCAGGTTGATTAAAACTGAAAGAAAAGGAGTAGCAACAGCACGTAATGAAGCATATAGTATAGCAAAAGGAGAGATAGTCATAAAGAATGATTGTGATTGCATGCTAGAGAGCAATGCTATATCTGAGATAGTAGCAAACTTTGCAGATGCGAGGATAGGTGCAGTTACTAGTAGGGTGATGGCACCAAATAATGAAAGATTAGAGATCAACTATCGCTCAATACATCATAGGATACAGATAGCAGAATCTATTATAGATTCAACATATATATTTAACACACTCTCAGCATTTAGGAGAGATCTTATAAGACCAATAACAACATCTGCTGATGATGCAGATGTAGCATTGAATATAAGGAGGCAAGGCTATAAAGCAATATATGATCCTGATTCCATATTCTATGAGGCAAGTCCTCTAACAGCTAAAGAGAGGGTAGAGGTTAAGAGTAGGAGAGCAGTGGGTCATATAAACCTGTTATTGAAGAACATAGGATTATGCTTTAATCCAAAGTTATCATGGTATGGCATGCTAATACTTCCTATGAACCTCTTTATGATAGTTATATCACCAATACTCATGTTGTTAATACCAATCTTCAGCATAATAGATATGCTAACAAGCAAGGCATTCTTACTGCTTGATTATACTATTCTAGGCTCTATACCATTGATATTTGCTCTAAGGAATAAGCCTATAGCATCTAAGATATGGACTATGGTTGAATTGCAGATCATTCAGTTTATAGCATTGATGCGTGTAATTAAGTATGGAGATATGCGTACATGGAAGAGGGCTGAGACTACAAGAGAGTACTATGCAAGAACCGCTGCTACTACTAATAGGAGAGAATAA
- a CDS encoding GDP-mannose 4,6-dehydratase, with amino-acid sequence MNYNTNLANSNILVTGGAGFIGSHLVDRLLADNLNIHVIDNLSTGNIAHISRWSSNSSFRFFKLDLVTDAHLLDNALSSNDYFIPSCSKSRCKIE; translated from the coding sequence ATGAATTACAATACGAATCTAGCCAATTCTAATATCCTAGTTACTGGAGGAGCAGGATTCATAGGTAGTCATCTAGTAGATAGGTTACTTGCTGATAACCTTAACATTCACGTTATTGACAATCTTAGTACTGGTAATATTGCACATATTAGCAGATGGTCTTCTAATAGCTCATTCAGATTCTTCAAGCTTGATCTTGTAACTGATGCTCATCTTCTTGATAATGCTCTTTCTAGTAATGATTACTTTATTCCATCTTGTAGCAAATCCAGATGTAAGATTGAGTAG